AGGTAGTACAGCGTCTCCGCAGTGCCGGCCTGAGGAGCGCCCGCTCCAGCGGCTTCCTCAGGTGTCCCTTGCCCTTGTCTGAGGAACAGGATGGCATTGCCGTCCGAATATGTGGCGTCCCGCAACTTGCCGACGGCAGCGAAGGTACCGGCCGACGTCGTGAGCTTCTCCCCCAGCTTGAGGCTGAACCGCTCCAGCAGGCCGCGCGAAACCAGCACTTCGTCTGCGGTTTCGGGCGCCCGGCCTTCCATCAGCGTGTACTTGCCGGCAAAGGCAGGGTTGAGTGCGTCAACTTCCTTGCTCATGAGGCGGACGTCGGCCGCGCCAACCCTGGCGGTGAGGGTCAGCTGGGTTTCCGTGAGGACCTGGTACCCGGCTGGGATGGCGTCCTTGGGACTCGTCGGGGTGAAGTCAGGATCCGGATCGCTCCGCGTGGTTCCGTACGTGGTGTCCACCACGTGGTCCTGGACCATCTCCGTGTTGTAGGCATGCATGTCCCGGAACCGGGCCTGCGTATTGCCCAGCTGGAACCGGGCGCGTTCAGCCGGTGTCTCCTGCATGCTCTGCGCAAGCGTCGCGGCTCCGCTCATGCCCGCCACGGGCAGCATGATGAGCAGGATGATCAGCAGGGAACGGCCCCTATGCCTGCGAATGTCCCGCCGCGCCATCCGCATGGCCACGCGGAAGCTGTGCCGGCGCCCGCCGGGCACCGGTTTGAGATCAAGCGCCATTTCAGGGGCCGGCCGAGGCCAGTAACATGGCGGGATCGTGCATGGCAGCGGCCTGGTCCACAATCCGGCCGTCCCGGATGAACACCACACGGTCCGCCCACGCGGCATGGCGGGCCTCATGGGTCACCAGCATCACGGCTGCGCCGGCATCAGCCCGGGCCCGCAGCACCTCCATCACGCCCTGGCCCGTGGTCGAGTCAAGGGCGCCGGTGGGCTCATCGGCCAGAATCAGCCGCCGCTCCCCCACGATGGCGCGGGCAATGGCCACACGCTGCTGCTGCCCCCCGGACATCTGGTCCATATAGCGGTCCGCGAGCTCGGGAATCCCAACCTGCCGCAGCGAATCGAGTGCCTGCCGGTGCGCTTTCCTGGCCTGGATCCCGTCCAGCTCCAGGGGCAGGGCCACGTTTTCCGCCGCAGTCAGGGTGGGGACCAGGTTGAAGTCCTGGAAGACGTAGCCGACGGCGCGGCGGCGCAGCCGCGCGAGCCCGTTCAGTCCCAGCCCCGCAAGGGGAGTGGACTCCACAAAGACACCACCCGACGTCGGCCGGTCCAGCCCGCCGGCCAGCGCCAGCAGCGAGGACTTACCCGAACCCGACGGCCCCATCACGGCAACAAACTCGCCGGCGCTGACGGTGAGATCCACGTCGCGGAGTGCGGCGACCGCCGTCGCCCCTTCACCGAACGTCCTGCAGACCCTAGCGAGTTCCAGGACCTGATGGGGCCCGTGGGCGCTCATCGGCGCGTGTCCGCTATGAGCGGGGAGGCATCCTCCACAGTGACCCCGTTGGACGGTTTACGTATTGCGCTCCTGGTGCCGGCAGTCTGTGCCAGCTGCACCATCCGGGCCTCGCAGAGATCGAGCCACCGGACTTCCGCCTCGGTCTGGAAGATGAGCGAGTCCAGCACCAGCAGCCAGGCGGTATCCGCGGTGCGCTGGTTCACTGCCGTATCCCGCCGGGACCTGGTGTAATCCTGCAGGGCCCGGATGGAGGCCACGCGCTGGGCCTGGATGATGGATTCCACGTCCACACCGGGCAGCGTGACGGCGAGCGCGAGTTTGATGGCGAGCTCGTTGCGTGGCGGGTTGCTGCGCTCAACGGGCGTGGTGAACCAGCCCTGGACCTCGGCCTTCCCGGCCGCGGTGATGCTGTAGACCACGTGGCCCTCGCCGTCGCCGCCGTCGTTCCTGACCAGACCGTCACGTTCCAGCCGGTCCAGGGTGGTGTAGACCTGCCCGATGTTCAGGGGCCAGGTGGAACCGGTACGGTCCTCGAACTCGACCCTGAGCTGGTAACCGTAACGCGGCTGGTCCTGCAGCAGGGCGAGAAGGCTGTGGCGGATGGACATGCTGCTCCTCGCGGTGGAAAGACTGCGGTATGCACAAACCCCCAAGATCCGTGCATACCGCGTATGGAATGACTCTAGCCGCTTTTTACCGCGTGGGCAATACCCGGTATCCAACCGTGCCAGGGGTGTGAGTGTTAGCCAGAGTTAACCGGCCTGCCCCGTCCGCTTCCAATGCGGAGGCTGCACCTTCTTCAGATCCGACCCTCACACCTGCCGGACCTGAAAGCGCATCTGGAACGCATGCGAGAAGACCTCGCCTGGCAGGTCGCCCAGAACCTCCGCCCCTCCCTGATCACCGACACCAGGATCGAAATCGAACCCTTCGCGACCCTTGTCGGGGCACAGGAAACAAGACTCGCTGACCTTGCCCCAGGCGAACGGGAATCCATCCAGGACGCCTCCGGCGTCCTCCGGCGGCTCCGTTCCGGCATACCGACCGCCATAGAGAAACCCTTCATCCCGGTCGGAAGCCTCAGGATCAGACCCGGCAACAACGAGGACGAACAGTGAATGCTCAGCCGAAGCAGCAGCCATGCTGCTGCAACGGAAAAAGGACAGCAAAACTAAGAGACAGGCAGTCCTCTTCGCGATCGATGCACTGGAGCGCACTCATACTCCGATCACCGTCGCAGAGGTTGCACGCCGTGCCCGGGTCAGCCCGTGGCTCGTCCGGCAGGAACCCCTCCTGGATCAGGTGATGAAGGCACAAACAAGGGCTTTGACGGGAGTCCCGGCACCGGAAGGAACAGCCGGCTCCGCCGCCGGTTCGCTGCACGTTGAACGCGATCTCCTCCGGCTGGAAAACCGTAGGCTCCGCCAACAGATGGAGCGACAGCTGCAACGCATCTCAGAACTGCTCGGGGACCAGATCGACGGCACCGACGCCCAGTCCCAAAGACTCCGCATCCAGGAGCTGACGGCCCAAAATACTGTCCTCTCAGAGCAGCCCCGCGAGGCACTCCAGAAACTCGATCAACTGGAGCAGGCAGTCACAGCATTCTCCTCGGACCTCCAAGCCGCTCATACCGTCAACCGCTCGCTGATGACCCAACTCAACCGCTCAAAACCCGGCTAGCGTTCCCCAGGCATGGTTCTGGCTGAACAGCGTCTCCTGTGAGGCGGGCCCTGTTGTCGCAAATACGATCCTTTGAATCGTCATCGCGTCGCAGTCAGGACCCCGATATCGGGTAGCTCTGCGGGCGGGGTCATTTGTCTGCACCGCCAAGTTCGGGCTCTCTGGGGGTGATCTCGCCATCTCTGACGATCAGTGAGGGTGAGGCAGGAGCCCCTCTCCGGGGTCCTGCCTCACCGGCGATCGGCTTAGAACGGCACGGTCGGCAGGTACTTGCCGTCGAGGGTGATCACCGCGCGCGACCCGCCGTCCGGGTCCTCGACCTTCTTGATATCCAGCTTGAAGTTGATCGCGCTGATGATGCCGTCGCCGAACTGCTCATGGACCAAAGCCTTGAGGGTGGAACCGTAGACCTGAAGCATTTCGTAGAAGCGGTACACGGTGGGGTCGGTCGGCACGCCGCCCGGGATGCTGCCGCGGACGGGGATGGTCTGCAGGAGCAGCGCCGCGTCGTCGCCGAGACCCAGCTTCTCAGTGACGGTGGCGGCTGCCAGAGCGGGCAAGGGGTGCTGGCCGAGCAGAGCGGCGGTGACAAAGGCGACACTCAACCCGGTGTCGTCGGCGAGGTCCTGCCAGGACAGGTTCGCGCGGGTCTTAGCGTCGATGACGGCGGCGGTGAGTTCCTGCCGCGGGGCCTGGGAGGCTTGCGAGTGCAACATGCGGTTATTTCCTTCGGTTGGTGGACGGACTCAGACGGACTGTCCGAGACGGGCGGGGGTGGGAGTGGGGCACGGGTTGTCGATGAGCGGTACAAACCGTCCGGTGGCGGGGTCGAGCGCCTCGACTCCGCCGGTTTCTATGTCGTGGACCCAGCCGTGCAGCTTCAGCCGACCTTGCTTGAGCGCCAGCGCCACTGACGGGTGGGTGGAGATATTGGCCAGCTGGGAGATGACGTTCTGTTGGATCAGCGCCCGCAGCTTTTCGCCGGGGGAGCTATATGTTCCGGCGGCGTTCACCGCTTTGGCCGCGTCGGCGTGATGGAGCCAGCCAGCGACGGCCGGAACATCATCAAGGCACTTATCCGTGGAGATGGCTGTCATCGCTCCGCAGTCGGAGTGGCCGCAGATCACGATATCGGTGAGCGCGAGCACCGCAACCGCGTACTCGACGCTCGCGGACTCGCCGTCGGGCCCCGGGGCATAGGACGGCACCATATCGCCCGCGTTGCGGATGACGAACAAATCGCCGGGTTCGCGTTGGGTCATCAGTTCCGGAATCACGCGCGCATCCGAGCAGGTCACGAACAGTGCCCCCGGATGCTGAGTGGTAGCGAGCCTCTGAAAGAGCTCGGCACGCCCCGGAACCACATCCCGCTGAAACTTGAGGACGCCCGCGATGATGTCCTGCATGCTGTGTCTCCCTTGCTTGAAGTGATAATTCAACGATGACAGCCCGCAGCCATAGTGTCCAAGGCGTATTTCAGATCAAACCGATTACTATTCGCTATAGTTGGTAGCATGCTTCTACGTCATGCCCGCTACCTGCTCGCGGTCGCCGAACACCAGAACTTCACCCGGGCGGCCGAGGCGCTACACGTCTCGCAGCCGACCCTTTCGCAGCAAATCAAACAACTGGAAAATTCGCTGCACGCACAGCTGCTGGACCGTAGCGGCCGGACAGTGCGTCTGACCGACGCCGGCGAGATCTATCTGGGCTATGCGCGCCGGGCGCTGCTGGACTTCAGCGCCGGCGAACGTGCCATCCACGATGTGAAGGACCTCAGCCGGGGCTCGCTCCGGCTCGCGATGACCCCGACATTCACGGCCTACCTGATCGGCCCGCTAGTGCGGCGGTTCAACTCCCGCTATCCCGGGATAACCCTGAGCATCCAGGAAATGACCCAGGACCGGATCGAGTCAGAGCTGGCTGAGGACCGTCTCGACATTGGCATCGCGTTCGCCGAGTCAGTGTCGTCTCCGATCGAGGCGCAGCCGTTGTTTCCCGAAACCCTCAGCCTGGTCGTCGGTCCATCGCACCCGCGCGTCGGGCAGCAGGCACCGTTGACGGTGCAGGAATTGGGGCACCAGTCGCTTGCGCTGCTGAGCAGGGAATTCGCTACTCGCCACCATATCGACCGATACTTCCACGAGCACGGGATAGCGCCCCGGATCGTCATCGAAGCCAACTCGGTCAATGCGATCGTAGAAATCGTGCGCCACGGCCCGTTTGCCACCGTGCTGCCCGACGCCATCGCCCGCGAACAGGAAAACCTCTATCCGATCAGCATGACCCAGCCGCTACCACGCCGCACCGTAGCCCTGCTTCGAAGGGCAGGCGCCTATCAGAGCGCCGCCAGCCATGCCTTTGCCACCCTGGCCTCGGAGGGGTAAAGCTCTTCGTGCGGATCGGGTTCTGAGGAAAATATCCACTACGGGCCGGGCAGGATATTACCCTCGCCCTGGACCCCAAACACGCTTAGCGGATCGAAGGCCGGTTGGAGCGCTCGAGCCATAGCTGGGGCTACCGCCAGGGGATCCTGACCTCAGATCCCGAATACGGCCGGCGTGATGCCTAGGTGCGTGAGTCGGTAGTGGTTTGACGGTTCCGCAGGTTTGCGCCGTGACGGGCCGAGGGCGGTCTCCTTTTCCTGGGAAGGGGGCCGGCCGCCGGCATTTTCGCGGGAGAAAGCCGGGAGGCTCCGATGGGTAGCGGTTCGGTGGTGCAGGCTCGATCCCGGGACACCCGTCCCGGGGCCGTGTTCAGGCGGGGCCGGTGCGGTAACTGAAGAGTTTGAGCAGGTTGTGGCAGCCGGCCATCAGCTTCCACTCCCCGGCAGCCTTCTCCAGCCCGCGCAACAGAACGTGTTTGCCTTGCCGGGTGTGTATCTGTCCGAAGACCGGTTCCACGATGGCTTTGCGCCGGGCGTAGACCGTCCGGCCCTTCTTCGTTTTCAGTTTCCGGGCCATTCGCTCGGCCGGGGTGGCGTTTGCCGGGATCCTGCCCCTGGGTGATTCGGGGACCGGGCGTCCGTGTTTCATCCGCCTGGTGGAGATGAAGAACTCCGTGGTTCCACTGGCTTCAAGGTCTTTGACGTGTTCCAGGTTCGCCGCCGAGCAATACCCGGCGTCGGCGCTCCACTTCCCGGGCATGGCCTTCAGGGTCTCTTGGGCGTTCTGAACCATCGGGACCAGTTGCTGCACGTCCACCGCGGTGTTGTTCAACTCGCTGGCCACGATGACCTGGTGATCTTTATCAACGACGGTCTGCCCGTTGTAGCAGTAGTGGTAGGAACCGTCCGCGGTCTTCATGATCCGGGCGTCAGGGTCGGTGAAGTTGCGTTGCGCCGTGGGCTTCGGTTCCGCCGCCGACGCGGCCGCTTCGCCCTTGCCGGAGACATCCTCGTCATCATCCCCACGGTCCCGGGCCTTCGCCTCGGCCTCGCGGCGGGCCTTGTCCGCGGCTTCGGCTTCGAGGGATTCCCGGGCGGTGGCCATCGCGGCGGCGCGCCGGGCCCGGTTGGCCAGTTCGACGGGCAGTTCATCACCGCGTTTGCCCGGCCCGAAGCGGGCATCTTCGGCCGCGTCCACGGTCTTGGCCTCCGCCATCAGGTCACTGATCTCATCGGCCAACACCTTCTGCTTCGCGGTCAGCCGGGCATAGCTCATGGCCTTGTGCCGCGAGGCGTTGGCCCGGACCTTCGTCCCGTCCAGTGCGACGTGGCCCAACGAGACCATGCCCGCGGCCCGGCAGAGTTCCAGCGCCTGGAGGAACACGTTGGCCAACGCGGCGAGGTGGCGTTCGCGGAAGCGTCCGATGGACCGGAAATCCGGGGCCTGCTGGGCGGCCAGCCAGCGGAACGCGACGACGTCCGTGCACGCCTTTTCCAGTTCCCGCGAGGACCGCACCCCGACGCAGTATCCGTAGAGCACGATCCGCAGCATCAACCGCGGATCATACGGCGGCTGGCCTTTCGCCTTGGCATAGGAGGCATAGAACCGGGTCAGATCCAGTTCCCCGTCAACAAGCTCACCAATGAACCGGGCCAGATGCCCCTGGGGCAACCACTCCTCCAGCGACGGCGGGACCAGCATCACCGCATCCGGCACGAACGCCTTGAAGCGCTTCCTGGCCCCACCATTGGCATCCATCGGCACATCGGCGGGCTGCTCGACCCGCCCCACCAGAGACTCGTCAAACAAACCATCCTGCGCGGAAGAACCGGTATCCATACCCCCGATTCTCCCAGCCGCCACTAACAGGCCCCGGTTAATCCGCCGGCGTTTTAAAAACCGGCACCCTCACTACTGACCCACGCACCTAGGTCCGACTGGAGGTACTTCGCGGTGAATCCGATGTTCGACCGGTCACCGAAAGGAACGGTATGGAACTGGAAGGTCAAAGCTACATCGACGAAATGCTTGGTGCGCTGAGCGTCAGAGCCATCACCACGATTGCCGTTGCCGGTGCCGCTGCCCGAGATTGTGCGACAGGAACCGCCATCGCGCCGTGTGCACCGAGCGCCGCTCGAAGCGCGCGCGCCAACCCCCAGACATCGGATGAAGAGTCTGGGTTAACAGTCACGTGTTGGGTTTTCCATATCGGCTGCTCCGTCAATCTAAGTTGACGGTTTCCAACCTGGCCGTTGACTACGTCGTTCCAAATGACGTCCTCGAGCTCGTCACCGAACGCACCGAGGACTTCGCGCTCCTGATGACCCTGGAAATGGGCAAGCCGCTGGCCGAGGCCCGGGGCGAGCTAGCTTACGCCGCCGAGTTCCTGCGTTGGTTTTCCGAGGAAGCCGTGCGCGCCTTCGGCCGGTACTCGGTCTCCCCGGACGGAAAGTCCCGCCTGCTGGTGCAGAAAAAGCCGGTGGGTCCGTGCCTGCTGATCACCCCATGGAACTTCCCGCTGGCCATGGCAACCCGAAAGATCGCCCCGGCCGTCGCCGCAGGCTGCACCATGGTGCTCAAGCCCGCCGCCCTCACCCCATTGAGCTCCTTCCTGTTCGCCGAGCTCATGCAGGAGGCAGGACTCCCTGCGGGCGTGCTCAACGTCATCCCCACCATCAGCGCCGGCGCCACCACCGGGCCGCTGATCAAGGATCAGCGCCTCCGCAAACTCTCCTTCACCGGATCCACCGAGGTGGGCCGCCGCCTGCTGTCCGATGCGTCCGAGACGGTGCTGCGGACGTCCATGGAACTGGGCGGCAACGCCCCGTTCGTTGTGTTCGAGGACGCGGACCTGGACGCAGCAGTCGATGGTGCGATGCTGGCGAAGCTGCGGAACATGGGTGAGGCCTGCACGGCCGCGAACCGCTTCATCGTCCGCGAGTCCGTGGCCGACGAGTTCGCGCAGAAGTTCGCCGCGAAGATGGCTGGCATGACCGCGGCCCGCGGCACCGAGGCAGAGTCCACGGTGGGGCCCCTGATTGATGCCAAGAGCCGGGACAAGGTGCACGAACTCGTCACCGACGCCGTTGCCTCCGGCGCCAAGGTACTGCTTGGCGGCGCCCCGGTCGACGGGCCGGGCTACCGAAGACGAAGCCGTCCATCTGGCCAACAGCAGTGGCCTACGTTTTCACCCGCGACCTCAACCGTGGACTGCGGATGGGCGAGGGTCTGGAGACTGGCATGCTCGGCCTCAACGCCGGAGTCATTTCCAACGCCGCAGCGCCCTTCGGCGGGGTGAAGCAGCCAGGACTCGGACGCGAAGGTGGCTTGGAAGGCATCGAGGAATACCTCGACACCCAGTACATCGGCATCGCCGACCCGCAGGTCGATAACCGGCCATAATCCGGCGTTTGGAAGTCTCTGACTGCGGAGAGCCGGACGGCGCCGGCTCCCCGCTGACGGACTATGGCGGATATCAGGGCGGGATGGCCCCGGGCAGACCGCCCCCGTGAATCCTGCCGCTGACGGCGGCCGCGACCGACGGGGTGCTCTTCCCGCCCTGTCGGGCTTGTCTTGCAGCATGGCGCGGGAAGCGGCGCTCCCGCGCAACCCAGGCCCCTGCTGCATATGAGGCAGGGGCCGCACCGGCTGAGGCAACCCCGAGTGCACCCGGCGTTCCGTCATCCGGTCGCGGCTAACGTGCCATGCAGTAGCATTCGACGCTGACCTGCACTAACGCTCCTGGAAGGCAGATAATCCGCCTTAGCTCACGGGCGCAGCTACGGACATTCCACCTGCAGCGGGCCCCCCGCTCCCTCTCCTGGCACCTGATCAGCATCAGCGACGGAGAGTGAGCTGCGTAGTGTGAAGCCATGGGACTCTTTTACGATCACCCAGGGCTGGCCGCAGTCACTCTCACGCACAGCTGAGGAATCACGACCGCCAGGGCATCTGCCAGAGCGCATGCACGGCGTCGTCCTGGATTTGATGCAGCGCAACGGAGCAGAAGCCCTGGCAGACCTGGCTATTGCCTTGGCCCGTCAACACTTCACCGCCCTGGCCCAGCTGGCCGTCGCCACCGATGCAACGGCCGGCGCTCTCGAGGAGCAGGCTCAGCCGCATGCTCCGCCAGATCGAAGGTCGTTTCGGATCAGGCGCTACCCGGAAAAGTCCTGATTACGTCTGGCTGGAAGAGCAGGAATGGGTTAGAGCCCACAACGCCGCGTTCAGAAACAACCCGAAACAGCAGGTCACCCAGGCACCCTTCAAGATCATCACCGAACCCGATGGGACACGAAGGACGACGCTTGTATAGACATTTCCGGTACCCGTGG
This genomic interval from Micrococcaceae bacterium Sec5.7 contains the following:
- a CDS encoding ABC transporter ATP-binding protein; the encoded protein is MSAHGPHQVLELARVCRTFGEGATAVAALRDVDLTVSAGEFVAVMGPSGSGKSSLLALAGGLDRPTSGGVFVESTPLAGLGLNGLARLRRRAVGYVFQDFNLVPTLTAAENVALPLELDGIQARKAHRQALDSLRQVGIPELADRYMDQMSGGQQQRVAIARAIVGERRLILADEPTGALDSTTGQGVMEVLRARADAGAAVMLVTHEARHAAWADRVVFIRDGRIVDQAAAMHDPAMLLASAGP
- a CDS encoding PadR family transcriptional regulator, with the protein product MSIRHSLLALLQDQPRYGYQLRVEFEDRTGSTWPLNIGQVYTTLDRLERDGLVRNDGGDGEGHVVYSITAAGKAEVQGWFTTPVERSNPPRNELAIKLALAVTLPGVDVESIIQAQRVASIRALQDYTRSRRDTAVNQRTADTAWLLVLDSLIFQTEAEVRWLDLCEARMVQLAQTAGTRSAIRKPSNGVTVEDASPLIADTRR
- the cynS gene encoding cyanase; translation: MLHSQASQAPRQELTAAVIDAKTRANLSWQDLADDTGLSVAFVTAALLGQHPLPALAAATVTEKLGLGDDAALLLQTIPVRGSIPGGVPTDPTVYRFYEMLQVYGSTLKALVHEQFGDGIISAINFKLDIKKVEDPDGGSRAVITLDGKYLPTVPF
- a CDS encoding carbonic anhydrase, whose translation is MQDIIAGVLKFQRDVVPGRAELFQRLATTQHPGALFVTCSDARVIPELMTQREPGDLFVIRNAGDMVPSYAPGPDGESASVEYAVAVLALTDIVICGHSDCGAMTAISTDKCLDDVPAVAGWLHHADAAKAVNAAGTYSSPGEKLRALIQQNVISQLANISTHPSVALALKQGRLKLHGWVHDIETGGVEALDPATGRFVPLIDNPCPTPTPARLGQSV
- the cynR gene encoding transcriptional regulator CynR codes for the protein MLLRHARYLLAVAEHQNFTRAAEALHVSQPTLSQQIKQLENSLHAQLLDRSGRTVRLTDAGEIYLGYARRALLDFSAGERAIHDVKDLSRGSLRLAMTPTFTAYLIGPLVRRFNSRYPGITLSIQEMTQDRIESELAEDRLDIGIAFAESVSSPIEAQPLFPETLSLVVGPSHPRVGQQAPLTVQELGHQSLALLSREFATRHHIDRYFHEHGIAPRIVIEANSVNAIVEIVRHGPFATVLPDAIAREQENLYPISMTQPLPRRTVALLRRAGAYQSAASHAFATLASEG
- a CDS encoding IS1182 family transposase, whose translation is MDTGSSAQDGLFDESLVGRVEQPADVPMDANGGARKRFKAFVPDAVMLVPPSLEEWLPQGHLARFIGELVDGELDLTRFYASYAKAKGQPPYDPRLMLRIVLYGYCVGVRSSRELEKACTDVVAFRWLAAQQAPDFRSIGRFRERHLAALANVFLQALELCRAAGMVSLGHVALDGTKVRANASRHKAMSYARLTAKQKVLADEISDLMAEAKTVDAAEDARFGPGKRGDELPVELANRARRAAAMATARESLEAEAADKARREAEAKARDRGDDDEDVSGKGEAAASAAEPKPTAQRNFTDPDARIMKTADGSYHYCYNGQTVVDKDHQVIVASELNNTAVDVQQLVPMVQNAQETLKAMPGKWSADAGYCSAANLEHVKDLEASGTTEFFISTRRMKHGRPVPESPRGRIPANATPAERMARKLKTKKGRTVYARRKAIVEPVFGQIHTRQGKHVLLRGLEKAAGEWKLMAGCHNLLKLFSYRTGPA